A stretch of the Chloroflexota bacterium genome encodes the following:
- a CDS encoding M24 family metallopeptidase, producing MSGAIDDSSPDAPLTFSLAERDRRWKAIRDEMRAEAIDILVATGNTGRYGHHTADARYITQHGGNDIDPHAILPLQGEVTLIARAKPGWVADVREYARHEVDGIVDRLGELGADGKRIGIAGLAGLIRAPDGIVGAAVIAKIRAAFPRAEIVNATPLMYRVRSVMSDEEIAFVRKAVRIAEAAVRAFSEVARAGVKDRVVYARMVAAEIEDGGEVPFMLAWHASRAGMPYTRLTQATPTRVIEEGDIVYCQIEGKWQGYLSQMDQTFTIGTVPQLIRDMARAQADAFAAALPAMRSGNTLGDVANACAASAKGMTYEARLIAHGRGLGEDWPLLTQPDPALLRQELKTNMVMDIKPGIIRDGKDLWGRFGDSVRVTANGGERLGTRPVGLISIP from the coding sequence GTGAGCGGAGCGATTGATGATTCCAGCCCTGATGCGCCGCTGACCTTCTCCCTCGCGGAGCGCGACCGCCGCTGGAAGGCGATTCGGGATGAGATGCGGGCCGAGGCCATCGACATCCTTGTGGCAACCGGTAACACCGGTCGCTACGGCCATCATACCGCCGATGCCCGCTACATCACACAGCACGGGGGCAACGACATTGATCCGCATGCGATCCTGCCGTTACAGGGCGAGGTGACACTCATCGCGCGAGCCAAGCCCGGGTGGGTGGCGGATGTCCGAGAGTACGCGCGACACGAGGTGGACGGGATCGTTGATCGGCTCGGAGAGCTTGGAGCGGATGGAAAGCGAATCGGCATCGCTGGGCTGGCCGGGCTGATTCGCGCCCCCGATGGCATCGTCGGGGCGGCCGTCATCGCGAAGATCCGGGCGGCCTTTCCCCGGGCGGAGATTGTGAACGCGACTCCTCTCATGTACCGCGTGCGCTCGGTCATGAGCGACGAGGAGATTGCCTTCGTGCGCAAGGCGGTCCGGATCGCGGAGGCCGCGGTTCGCGCTTTCTCGGAGGTGGCGCGCGCTGGGGTGAAAGACCGCGTAGTCTACGCGCGCATGGTGGCCGCCGAGATCGAGGACGGCGGCGAAGTGCCATTCATGTTGGCCTGGCACGCGAGCCGCGCGGGTATGCCCTACACGCGCCTGACCCAGGCAACGCCGACGCGCGTCATCGAAGAGGGCGACATCGTGTACTGCCAGATCGAGGGGAAGTGGCAAGGCTACCTGTCGCAGATGGACCAGACGTTTACCATCGGCACGGTCCCCCAGCTTATCCGAGACATGGCGAGGGCGCAGGCGGACGCGTTCGCTGCGGCGCTTCCGGCTATGAGGTCAGGGAACACCTTGGGCGATGTCGCCAACGCGTGCGCTGCTTCCGCGAAAGGAATGACCTACGAGGCGAGGCTCATCGCCCACGGGCGCGGCCTGGGCGAGGACTGGCCCCTGCTCACCCAGCCTGATCCGGCCCTGCTCCGCCAGGAGCTCAAGACAAACATGGTCATGGACATCAAGCCAGGCATCATTCGCGATGGCAAGGATCTCTGGGGCCGCTTCGGCGACAGCGTGCGAGTGACTGCGAACGGCGGCGAGCGTCTCGGAACGCGCCCCGTCGGCTTGATCAGCATCCCATAA